From a single Pseudomonas triticicola genomic region:
- a CDS encoding glycine betaine ABC transporter substrate-binding protein, whose amino-acid sequence MKRLSLILGCVLLFAGIAQAAEKPLIRLGARVFTEQTLLAEITAQYLRSKGYDAQITGGLGSNLARSAHESGQLDLLWEYTGVSLVAYNHVTEKLDSAQSYARVKELDAKKGLVWLTPSKFSNTYALALPKKVAEEYPQINNISQLNEVLRAEAKTNHLVALDTEFANRSDGLNGMVKLYNMNLTRKNIRQMDAGLVYTALRNGQVFAGLVYTTDGRLNAFGLKLLEDDKHYFPDYTAAPVVRQATLDANPKLAEQLKPLAELFDDETMRQLNARVDVDHESPSSVAADFLRQHPLN is encoded by the coding sequence ATGAAACGACTTAGCTTGATCTTAGGCTGCGTCCTGCTGTTCGCAGGAATCGCGCAAGCCGCTGAAAAACCGCTCATCCGCCTCGGCGCCCGGGTCTTCACAGAGCAGACCCTGCTCGCCGAAATCACCGCGCAATACCTGCGCAGCAAAGGCTACGACGCGCAAATCACCGGCGGTCTGGGCAGCAACCTCGCCCGCAGCGCCCACGAAAGTGGCCAATTGGACCTGCTCTGGGAATACACCGGCGTGTCGCTGGTGGCCTACAACCATGTCACCGAGAAACTCGACAGCGCGCAGTCCTACGCCCGGGTGAAAGAACTCGACGCGAAAAAAGGCCTGGTCTGGCTGACGCCATCGAAGTTCAGCAACACCTACGCCCTCGCGCTGCCGAAAAAAGTCGCCGAGGAGTACCCGCAGATCAACAACATCAGCCAGTTGAACGAAGTGCTGCGCGCCGAAGCCAAGACCAATCACCTGGTGGCGCTGGATACCGAGTTCGCCAACCGCTCCGACGGTCTCAACGGCATGGTCAAGCTCTACAACATGAACCTGACCCGCAAGAACATCCGCCAGATGGACGCCGGCCTGGTCTACACCGCGCTACGCAACGGTCAGGTGTTTGCCGGTCTGGTCTACACCACCGATGGCCGTCTCAATGCCTTCGGCCTGAAATTGCTGGAAGACGACAAGCATTACTTCCCCGACTACACCGCCGCTCCCGTGGTGCGTCAGGCCACGCTCGACGCCAACCCGAAACTGGCCGAACAACTCAAGCCGCTGGCCGAACTGTTCGACGACGAAACCATGCGCCAGCTCAACGCGCGGGTCGATGTCGATCATGAAAGCCCATCGTCCGTTGCCGCCGATTTCCTGCGCCAGCACCCACTGAATTAA
- a CDS encoding ABC transporter permease, with product MEFLNAFSHLDWQQVMHLTWQHITLVGIAVTLAIVIGVPLGILMTRFPTLAGPLQASATVLLTVPSIALFGLLLPFYSKFGQGLGPLPAITAVFLYSLLPIMRNTYLALTGVEPGIREAARGIGMTFGQRLRMVELPIAVPVILAGVRTAVVMNIGVMTIAATIGAGGLGVLILASISRSDMSMLIVGALLVSLLAIFADLVLQWLQRSLTPKGLLK from the coding sequence ATGGAATTCCTGAACGCCTTTTCCCATCTCGACTGGCAGCAGGTGATGCACCTGACCTGGCAGCACATTACTCTGGTCGGCATCGCCGTGACCCTGGCGATCGTCATCGGCGTGCCGCTGGGCATCCTGATGACACGCTTCCCCACCCTCGCCGGCCCGCTGCAGGCCAGCGCCACGGTGTTGCTGACCGTGCCGTCGATTGCCCTGTTCGGTCTGCTGCTGCCGTTCTACTCCAAGTTCGGCCAGGGCCTCGGGCCACTGCCAGCGATCACTGCCGTGTTCCTTTATTCACTGCTTCCGATCATGCGCAACACCTACCTCGCCCTGACCGGCGTCGAGCCGGGCATCCGCGAAGCCGCGCGCGGCATCGGTATGACCTTCGGCCAGCGCCTGCGCATGGTCGAACTGCCGATCGCGGTGCCGGTGATTCTTGCCGGCGTGCGCACGGCGGTGGTGATGAACATCGGCGTCATGACCATTGCCGCAACCATCGGCGCCGGCGGCCTCGGTGTTTTGATCCTCGCCTCCATCAGCCGCAGTGACATGTCGATGCTTATCGTCGGCGCGCTGCTGGTCAGTCTTCTGGCGATTTTCGCCGACCTCGTTTTGCAGTGGCTGCAACGCTCGCTGACTCCAAAAGGACTCCTGAAATGA
- a CDS encoding ABC transporter permease, whose amino-acid sequence MGGAVVIALLALLVHWIGINTIEHYRDDLLFYLQAHLILVLASMLAALVVGIPAGIFLSRPTMVGRAERFMQIFNIGNTVPPLAVLAIALGILGIGSGPAIFALFLASLLPIVRNTYEGLKNVQGSLKEAAVGIGMTPRQVLWKVELPNAVPIIVGGVRVALAINVGTAPLAFLIGANSLGSLIFPGIALNNQPQLLLGAACTALLALLLDGVVTLASRLWLERGLRPS is encoded by the coding sequence ATGGGAGGTGCGGTGGTGATCGCGCTCCTGGCCCTGCTGGTCCACTGGATCGGCATCAACACGATCGAACACTACCGCGACGATTTGTTGTTTTACCTGCAAGCTCATCTGATTCTCGTCCTCGCTTCCATGCTGGCCGCCCTTGTCGTGGGCATCCCCGCCGGTATCTTCCTCAGCCGCCCGACCATGGTCGGCCGCGCCGAACGCTTCATGCAGATCTTCAATATCGGCAACACCGTGCCACCGCTGGCCGTGCTCGCGATTGCGCTGGGCATCCTCGGCATCGGCAGTGGCCCGGCGATTTTCGCGCTGTTCCTCGCCTCGCTGTTGCCGATCGTGCGCAACACCTATGAAGGCCTGAAAAATGTGCAGGGCTCGCTGAAAGAAGCCGCCGTCGGCATCGGCATGACCCCGCGCCAAGTGTTGTGGAAAGTCGAATTGCCCAACGCCGTGCCGATCATCGTCGGTGGCGTGCGGGTCGCACTGGCGATCAACGTCGGCACCGCGCCGCTGGCGTTCCTGATCGGCGCCAACAGCCTCGGCAGCCTGATCTTCCCTGGCATCGCCCTGAACAATCAGCCGCAACTGCTGCTCGGCGCTGCGTGCACCGCGCTGTTGGCGCTGTTGCTCGATGGCGTGGTCACCCTCGCCAGCCGCCTATGGCTGGAACGCGGTCTGCGCCCGTCTTAA
- a CDS encoding Fe2+-dependent dioxygenase, translating into MLLHIPGLFAKDEVQRIRQALEQADWADGKITAGFQSAKAKHNLQLPEGHPLAKEIGAAMLERLWKNPLFMSAALPHKVFPPLVNCYTAGGSFDFHIDNAVRQPKGSIERVRTDLSATLFFSEPEGYDGGELEIQDTYGTQRVKLPAGDMVLYPGTSLHKVNAVTRGARYASFFWTQSLVREDSQRALLFEMDGAIQQLTQDVPDHPSLIRLTGTYHNLLRRWVEV; encoded by the coding sequence ATGCTGCTGCACATTCCCGGGCTGTTCGCAAAAGACGAAGTGCAGCGCATCCGCCAAGCCCTGGAGCAAGCGGATTGGGCCGATGGCAAGATCACCGCCGGCTTCCAGTCGGCCAAGGCCAAGCACAATCTGCAATTGCCCGAAGGCCACCCGCTGGCCAAGGAAATCGGCGCGGCGATGCTTGAGCGGCTGTGGAAAAATCCGCTGTTCATGTCTGCCGCACTGCCGCACAAAGTCTTCCCGCCGCTAGTGAACTGCTACACGGCCGGCGGCAGTTTCGATTTCCACATCGACAATGCCGTGCGCCAGCCCAAGGGCAGCATCGAGCGGGTGCGCACCGATCTGTCGGCGACGCTGTTTTTCAGCGAGCCTGAAGGTTATGACGGCGGCGAACTGGAGATTCAGGACACCTACGGCACCCAGCGCGTGAAGCTGCCAGCCGGCGACATGGTGTTGTATCCGGGCACCAGTTTGCACAAGGTCAATGCGGTCACACGTGGTGCGCGTTATGCGTCATTTTTCTGGACGCAGAGCCTGGTGCGCGAAGACAGCCAGCGCGCGTTGCTGTTCGAGATGGACGGGGCGATTCAGCAGCTGACTCAGGACGTCCCCGATCACCCTTCGCTGATCCGCCTCACCGGCACTTATCACAACTTGCTGCGGCGTTGGGTCGAGGTATGA
- a CDS encoding type III PLP-dependent enzyme, which translates to MSIQVEDYFARATFDKMKAFADKQETPFVVIDTAMIAQAYDDLRAGFEFAKVYYAVKANPAVEIIDLLKDKGSSFDIASIYELDKVMDRGVSPDRISYGNTIKKSKDIRYFYEKGVRLFSTDSEADLRNIAKAAPGSKVYVRILTEGSTTADWPLSRKFGCQTDMAMDLLILARDLGLVPYGISFHVGSQQRDISVWDAAIAKVKVIFERLKEEDGIHLKLINMGGGFPANYITRTNSLETYAEEIIRFLKEDFGDDLPEIILEPGRSLIANAGILVSEVVLVARKSRTAVERWVYTDVGKFSGLIETMDEAIKFPIWTEKKGEMEEVVIAGPTCDSADIMYENYKYGLPLNLAIGDRLYWLSTGAYTTSYSAVEFNGFPPLKSFYV; encoded by the coding sequence ATGTCGATCCAGGTCGAAGACTATTTCGCGCGCGCTACATTCGACAAAATGAAGGCGTTCGCCGACAAACAGGAAACCCCGTTCGTGGTGATCGACACCGCGATGATCGCCCAGGCCTACGACGACCTGCGCGCCGGTTTCGAATTCGCCAAAGTCTACTACGCGGTCAAGGCCAACCCGGCCGTCGAGATCATCGACCTGCTCAAAGACAAGGGTTCGAGCTTCGACATTGCCTCGATCTACGAGCTGGACAAGGTCATGGATCGCGGCGTCAGCCCGGACCGTATCAGCTACGGCAACACCATCAAGAAATCCAAGGACATCCGCTACTTCTATGAGAAGGGCGTGCGTCTGTTCTCCACCGACTCCGAAGCCGACCTGCGCAACATCGCCAAGGCTGCACCGGGTTCGAAAGTCTATGTGCGCATCCTCACTGAAGGCTCGACCACCGCTGACTGGCCACTGTCGCGCAAGTTCGGCTGCCAGACCGACATGGCCATGGACCTGCTGATCCTCGCCCGCGACCTGGGTCTGGTGCCATACGGCATCTCGTTCCACGTCGGTTCGCAACAGCGCGACATCAGCGTCTGGGACGCGGCGATCGCCAAGGTCAAAGTGATCTTTGAACGCCTGAAAGAAGAAGACGGCATCCACCTCAAGCTGATCAACATGGGCGGCGGCTTCCCGGCCAACTACATTACCCGCACCAACAGCCTGGAAACCTACGCCGAAGAAATCATCCGCTTCCTGAAAGAAGACTTCGGTGACGACCTGCCGGAAATCATTCTGGAGCCGGGCCGTTCGCTGATTGCCAACGCCGGTATTCTGGTCAGCGAAGTGGTGCTGGTTGCGCGCAAGTCGCGCACTGCCGTCGAGCGCTGGGTGTATACCGATGTGGGCAAGTTCTCCGGCCTGATCGAAACCATGGACGAAGCGATCAAGTTCCCGATCTGGACCGAGAAGAAAGGCGAGATGGAAGAAGTCGTGATCGCCGGCCCGACCTGCGACAGCGCCGACATCATGTACGAGAACTACAAGTATGGCTTGCCGCTGAACCTGGCGATTGGTGATCGTCTGTACTGGCTGTCGACCGGTGCATATACCACCAGTTACAGCGCGGTCGAGTTCAATGGCTTCCCGCCGCTGAAGTCGTTTTACGTTTAA
- a CDS encoding tetratricopeptide repeat protein, producing MSFQLRREEVLDAAGLAAMLEESPARAAQAILLAAGEGEVEAQALLGQILLDGQGIAQDQPLALRWFAIAANRGHLMARNMLGRCHEHGWGCAAEASVAAQHYRIAAEAGLDWAMYNLANLLATGRGVTVDHQQALALYRRAAELGHAKSMNLLGRYLEEGQVCPADPLAAREWYRRSAEAGDFRGQFSYAAVLAAEGRVDEAVEWLEKALAAGNLNFLRVASQTLASAVDPKIQALAGRYALRCQ from the coding sequence ATGAGTTTCCAGCTACGCCGCGAGGAAGTCCTCGATGCGGCCGGGTTGGCGGCGATGCTTGAAGAAAGCCCGGCCCGCGCTGCGCAGGCGATTTTGCTGGCAGCGGGCGAGGGCGAGGTTGAAGCGCAGGCGTTGCTTGGGCAGATCCTGCTGGATGGCCAAGGCATCGCCCAGGATCAGCCATTGGCGCTGCGCTGGTTCGCTATTGCCGCCAATCGCGGGCATCTGATGGCGCGCAACATGCTCGGGCGTTGCCATGAGCATGGTTGGGGATGTGCGGCGGAAGCCTCGGTGGCGGCGCAGCATTATCGAATCGCTGCCGAGGCGGGGCTGGACTGGGCGATGTACAACCTTGCAAATCTACTGGCCACCGGGCGCGGGGTGACGGTTGATCATCAGCAAGCGTTGGCGTTGTACCGGCGCGCGGCTGAGTTGGGCCATGCGAAATCGATGAATCTGCTGGGGCGTTATCTGGAGGAAGGGCAGGTGTGTCCGGCGGATCCGCTGGCGGCGCGCGAGTGGTATCGGCGTTCGGCCGAGGCTGGGGATTTTCGTGGGCAGTTCAGTTATGCGGCGGTGTTGGCGGCTGAGGGGCGGGTTGATGAAGCGGTCGAGTGGCTGGAGAAAGCCTTGGCCGCCGGCAATCTGAATTTCCTGCGGGTGGCGAGTCAGACGTTGGCGAGTGCTGTAGATCCGAAGATTCAGGCGTTGGCTGGGCGGTATGCGCTTCGGTGCCAATAG
- a CDS encoding peptide chain release factor 3: MTQQAAEVAKRRTFAIISHPDAGKTTITEKLLLMGKAIAVAGTVKSRKSDRHATSDWMEMEKQRGISITTSVMQFPYREHMINLLDTPGHEDFSEDTYRTLTAVDSALMVLDGGKGVEPRTIALMDVCRLRDTPIVSFINKLDRDIRDPIELLDEIEAVLKIKAAPITWPIGCYRDFKGVYHLADDYIIVYTAGHGHERTETKIIEKLDSDEARAHLGDEYERFIEQLELVQGACHEFNQQEFLDGQLTPVFFGTALGNFGVDHVLDAVVDWAPRPLARVANERTVEPVEEKFSGFIFKIQANMDPKHRDRIAFMRICSGKYEKGMKMRHVRTGKDVRIGDALTFFSSEREQLEEAYAGDIIGLHNHGTIQIGDTFSEGEVLGFTGIPHFAPELFRRVRLRDPLKSKQLRQGLQQLAEEGATQVFFPERSNDIILGAVGVLQFDVVASRLKEEYKVECSYEPITVYSARWIECDDKKKLEEFSNKAVENLALDGGGHLTYLAPTRVNLALMEERWPDVKFRATREHH; encoded by the coding sequence ATGACCCAACAGGCCGCCGAAGTCGCGAAACGCCGCACTTTCGCCATTATTTCCCACCCCGATGCCGGTAAAACCACGATCACCGAAAAGCTCCTGTTGATGGGCAAGGCGATTGCAGTGGCCGGTACGGTGAAATCCCGTAAATCCGATCGCCATGCGACATCCGACTGGATGGAGATGGAGAAGCAGCGGGGTATTTCCATTACCACGTCGGTCATGCAGTTCCCCTATCGCGAACACATGATCAACCTGCTCGACACCCCGGGCCACGAAGACTTCTCCGAAGACACCTACCGCACCCTGACAGCGGTGGACTCGGCCTTGATGGTGCTCGACGGCGGTAAGGGTGTAGAGCCACGGACCATTGCGCTGATGGACGTCTGCCGTCTGCGTGACACGCCGATCGTCAGCTTCATCAACAAACTCGACCGTGACATCCGCGACCCGATCGAACTGCTCGACGAGATCGAAGCCGTTCTGAAGATCAAGGCTGCGCCGATCACCTGGCCGATCGGTTGCTACCGCGATTTCAAGGGCGTGTATCACCTGGCCGACGACTACATCATCGTCTACACCGCAGGTCACGGTCACGAGCGCACCGAAACCAAGATCATCGAGAAACTCGACTCCGACGAGGCGCGCGCGCACCTGGGCGATGAGTACGAGCGTTTCATCGAACAGCTGGAACTGGTGCAGGGCGCCTGTCACGAATTCAACCAGCAGGAATTCCTCGACGGCCAGTTGACCCCGGTGTTCTTCGGTACGGCGCTGGGCAACTTCGGTGTCGACCACGTGCTCGATGCTGTCGTCGATTGGGCGCCGCGTCCGCTGGCCCGTGTGGCCAACGAGCGTACTGTCGAGCCGGTGGAAGAGAAGTTCTCGGGCTTCATCTTCAAGATCCAGGCGAACATGGACCCGAAACACCGCGACCGCATTGCCTTCATGCGTATCTGCTCCGGCAAGTACGAAAAAGGCATGAAGATGCGCCACGTGCGCACCGGCAAGGACGTGCGCATCGGCGACGCCCTGACGTTCTTCTCCTCCGAGCGTGAGCAACTGGAAGAGGCGTACGCTGGAGACATCATCGGTCTGCACAACCACGGCACGATCCAGATCGGCGACACCTTCAGCGAAGGCGAAGTCCTCGGTTTCACCGGCATTCCGCACTTCGCCCCGGAACTGTTCCGTCGCGTGCGTCTGCGTGATCCGCTGAAGTCCAAGCAGTTGCGTCAGGGCCTGCAGCAGTTGGCGGAAGAGGGCGCGACGCAGGTGTTCTTCCCCGAGCGCAGCAACGACATCATTCTCGGCGCCGTCGGTGTGCTGCAGTTCGATGTGGTCGCCAGCCGCTTGAAAGAGGAATACAAGGTCGAGTGCTCGTATGAGCCGATCACCGTGTATTCGGCGCGCTGGATCGAGTGCGACGACAAGAAGAAGCTTGAGGAATTTTCCAACAAGGCGGTGGAGAACCTCGCGCTGGATGGCGGTGGTCACCTGACTTACCTGGCGCCGACGCGGGTGAATCTGGCGTTGATGGAAGAGCGCTGGCCGGATGTGAAATTCCGCGCGACGCGTGAGCATCATTAA
- a CDS encoding TonB-dependent receptor — MARQHAQLPVSSPRLLASAIGVAISAGAAGQMVFAAEKTDSKASGNAIALDATAITGEAQDSTSYQVEKASSPKYTAPLVDTPRSVTVIPQQVLKDTGALNMQDALRTVPGITFGAGEGGNPQGDRPFIRGFDAQGDTYLDGVRDTGSQSREIFAVENIEVSKGPNSAIGGRGAAGGSINLVSKKAHLGNSFDGGFTYGSDQTQRYTLDGNYQFSDSAAGRLNLMSHESNVAGRDKVDYDRWGIAPSLAFGLGTDTRVNLDYYHLESNDTPDSGIPYTIPTGGSAARTKSNPDKPYAGGDHDNFYGLDRDFRKGRTDTATFAIEHDLNDALTIKNTLRHGSSMQDYILTQPDDSKGNVNNGSVWRRANTRVSNTETTTNQTDLFGTFYVAGFKNSFSTGVEYTREQSEKSSYNVNTDTTPRTSAVTTNCNPGLIGAASGYNCTSLSNPNPNDPWNGAISRNYAGTDTQADTYALYVFDTLELSEQWLVNMGLRYDHFDTDYKTYNAAGTTTSKGDDTSEFVTGQFGVVYKPAENGSIYASYATSATPPGNTLGEGQEGNPLGGTPDRSGNLLSSDMEPETTKNYEIGTKWDLLNDRLSLTADIFRTEKENARVQVDTSSYENAGKTRVQGFELSASGKITDKWQVFAGYAFMDSEQVDGGPLGRANDGNDLPNTPKNSASLWTTYQVTPKLTIGGGAFYVDDVYGSVANTTMVDSYVRYDAMAAYKLTKNVDLQLNVQNLTDETYYDKAFSTHFANQAAGRTALLSTNFHF, encoded by the coding sequence ATGGCACGTCAACACGCACAATTACCGGTCAGTTCACCACGTCTGCTCGCCTCGGCAATCGGTGTCGCGATCAGCGCCGGCGCCGCTGGCCAGATGGTCTTCGCAGCGGAAAAAACCGACAGCAAAGCGTCCGGCAATGCCATTGCCCTGGACGCCACCGCCATCACCGGCGAAGCCCAGGATTCGACCTCCTACCAAGTCGAAAAAGCCTCCTCACCCAAATACACCGCGCCGCTGGTCGATACGCCGCGCTCGGTCACCGTTATTCCGCAACAAGTGCTCAAGGACACCGGCGCGCTGAACATGCAGGACGCCTTGCGCACGGTGCCGGGCATCACTTTCGGCGCCGGTGAAGGCGGCAACCCGCAGGGCGACCGTCCGTTCATTCGTGGCTTCGACGCCCAGGGCGACACCTACCTGGACGGCGTGCGCGACACCGGTTCGCAGAGCCGCGAGATTTTCGCCGTCGAGAACATCGAAGTCAGCAAGGGCCCGAACTCCGCTATCGGCGGTCGTGGCGCGGCCGGCGGCAGCATCAATCTGGTGAGCAAGAAAGCCCATCTGGGTAATTCGTTCGATGGCGGCTTCACCTACGGCTCCGACCAGACCCAGCGCTACACCCTCGACGGCAACTACCAGTTCAGCGACAGCGCTGCCGGCCGGCTCAACCTGATGAGCCACGAGAGCAACGTCGCCGGTCGCGACAAGGTCGATTACGACCGTTGGGGCATCGCGCCGTCGCTGGCCTTCGGCCTGGGCACCGATACCCGCGTCAACCTCGACTACTACCATCTGGAAAGCAACGACACCCCGGACTCGGGCATCCCGTACACCATTCCCACCGGTGGTTCGGCCGCACGCACCAAGTCCAACCCGGACAAGCCATACGCCGGTGGCGATCACGACAACTTCTATGGTCTGGATCGTGACTTCCGCAAGGGCCGCACCGACACCGCGACCTTCGCCATCGAGCACGACCTGAACGATGCGCTGACCATCAAGAACACCCTGCGCCACGGCAGCAGCATGCAGGATTACATCCTCACCCAGCCGGACGACAGCAAGGGCAACGTCAACAACGGCAGCGTCTGGCGTCGGGCCAACACGCGGGTGAGCAACACCGAAACCACCACCAACCAGACCGACCTGTTCGGCACCTTCTACGTGGCCGGTTTCAAGAACAGCTTCTCCACCGGTGTCGAATACACCCGTGAGCAGAGCGAGAAATCCTCGTACAACGTCAACACCGACACCACGCCGCGCACCAGCGCCGTCACCACCAACTGCAACCCGGGCCTGATCGGCGCGGCCAGCGGTTACAACTGCACCTCGCTGTCGAACCCGAATCCGAACGATCCGTGGAACGGCGCAATCTCGCGCAACTACGCCGGCACCGACACCCAGGCCGACACCTACGCGCTGTACGTGTTCGACACGCTGGAGTTGTCCGAGCAGTGGCTGGTGAACATGGGCCTGCGCTACGACCACTTCGACACCGACTACAAAACCTACAACGCCGCAGGGACCACCACCTCCAAGGGTGATGACACCAGCGAATTCGTCACCGGCCAGTTCGGCGTGGTCTACAAGCCGGCGGAAAACGGCAGCATCTACGCCTCCTATGCAACCTCGGCGACGCCGCCGGGCAACACTTTGGGCGAAGGTCAGGAAGGCAACCCGCTGGGCGGCACCCCGGATCGCAGCGGCAACCTGCTGAGCAGCGACATGGAGCCGGAAACCACCAAGAACTACGAAATCGGCACCAAGTGGGATCTGCTTAACGATCGCCTGTCGCTGACCGCCGACATCTTCCGCACCGAGAAGGAAAACGCTCGCGTGCAAGTCGATACCAGTTCCTACGAGAACGCCGGCAAGACCCGCGTGCAAGGCTTCGAACTGTCGGCCAGCGGCAAGATCACCGACAAGTGGCAGGTGTTCGCCGGTTACGCCTTCATGGACAGCGAACAGGTTGACGGTGGCCCGCTGGGTCGCGCCAACGACGGCAACGATCTGCCGAACACACCGAAAAACAGCGCCAGCCTGTGGACCACGTATCAGGTCACGCCGAAGCTGACGATCGGTGGTGGCGCGTTCTACGTCGACGACGTCTACGGCAGTGTCGCCAACACGACGATGGTCGATTCGTACGTGCGTTACGACGCGATGGCGGCCTACAAGCTGACCAAGAACGTCGACCTGCAACTCAACGTGCAGAACCTGACCGACGAAACCTATTACGACAAAGCCTTCTCGACCCACTTCGCCAACCAGGCGGCGGGCCGCACGGCGCTGTTGAGCACCAATTTCCACTTCTGA
- a CDS encoding osmoprotectant ABC transporter ATP-binding protein OsmV, with translation MIELQNLSKTFQSNGKDVKAVDSVSLTVNEGEICVFLGPSGCGKSTTLKMINRLIKPTSGKILINGEDTTDLDEVTLRRNIGYVIQQIGLFPNMTIEENIVVVPKLLGWDKQKCHDRARELMSMIKLEPKQYLHRYPRELSGGQQQRIGVIRALAADAPLLLMDEPFGAVDPINREMIQNEFFEMQRALNKTVIMVSHDIDEAIKLGDKIAIFRAGKLLQIDHPDTLLAHPADDFVSNFVGQDSTLKRLLLVKAEDAADNAPSVSPETPVADALELMDEHDRRYVVVTCAENKALGYVRRRDLHRQTGTCAQFLREFNATAAYDEHLRILLSRMYEFNRAWLPVMDAERVFLGEVTQESIAAYLSSGRSRGMKTSIVSPAETVVA, from the coding sequence ATGATCGAACTTCAAAACCTCAGCAAAACTTTCCAAAGCAACGGCAAAGATGTCAAAGCCGTGGACTCGGTGAGCCTGACCGTCAATGAAGGCGAGATCTGCGTGTTCCTCGGGCCATCGGGTTGCGGCAAAAGCACCACGCTGAAAATGATCAACCGCCTGATCAAACCGACCTCGGGCAAGATCCTCATCAACGGCGAAGACACCACCGATCTCGACGAAGTGACGCTGCGTCGCAACATCGGCTACGTGATTCAGCAGATCGGTCTGTTCCCGAACATGACCATTGAAGAGAACATCGTCGTGGTGCCGAAACTGCTCGGCTGGGACAAACAGAAATGCCACGACCGCGCCCGCGAACTGATGAGCATGATCAAGCTCGAGCCCAAGCAGTATCTGCATCGGTATCCGCGTGAATTGTCCGGTGGTCAGCAACAGCGTATCGGCGTGATTCGTGCGCTTGCAGCTGACGCCCCGCTGCTGTTGATGGACGAGCCGTTCGGCGCGGTCGACCCGATCAACCGCGAGATGATCCAGAACGAATTCTTCGAGATGCAGCGCGCGCTGAACAAGACCGTGATCATGGTCAGCCACGACATCGACGAAGCGATCAAGCTGGGCGACAAGATCGCCATTTTCCGCGCCGGCAAGCTGCTGCAGATCGACCATCCGGACACCCTGCTGGCGCATCCGGCGGATGATTTCGTCAGCAACTTCGTCGGCCAGGACAGCACGCTCAAACGCCTGCTGTTGGTGAAGGCCGAAGACGCGGCGGACAACGCGCCGTCGGTGAGCCCGGAAACGCCAGTGGCCGATGCGCTCGAGTTGATGGACGAACATGACCGTCGCTACGTGGTGGTCACCTGCGCCGAGAACAAGGCGCTGGGTTACGTGCGCCGTCGCGACCTGCATCGCCAGACCGGCACCTGCGCGCAATTCCTGCGTGAGTTCAACGCCACCGCAGCGTACGACGAGCACCTGCGCATCCTGCTGTCGCGCATGTACGAGTTCAACCGCGCGTGGCTGCCGGTAATGGACGCCGAACGGGTATTCCTCGGGGAAGTGACGCAGGAGTCGATTGCGGCATACCTCAGCTCGGGACGTTCGCGGGGAATGAAGACCAGTATCGTCTCGCCGGCTGAGACCGTGGTCGCATAA